The following is a genomic window from Xiphophorus couchianus chromosome 5, X_couchianus-1.0, whole genome shotgun sequence.
CATCATTTTGCATTGGATCGGTTTTCAAGTTCTTTGTGTATGAACAGTGTATCATCAGCCAGCTGATGAAGGGCTGTGACTACCTTGTTTAGTGAGACTGGTGCGTAATACAGGTGGCTGAGTTCTACCAACTCAATGCATCGCTCCTTTCACAAAACACATGGAGACAAAAAAAGGCATCTTTATAAAATCTTGAAGTGACTTGTAAAACGGGCTATTGGCAGAAAAGTTGGGTGCCAGGTAGCCTGCACCCAAGCACACTATTAAAAGAGTGCTTTGCagtatttcaataaatattaggAAGTTGTCCATTATCTTATATCTTATATCTGCTTTGTTGACTCTGGTCATgtctagctaatgttagcagttTTGTTGGAATTTCTGTTGGAGCTAACACCATCAGTACCTTAGAATAGCACTTCATACAgtctttcaaaatgaaaagagaaacgCATGACTTTGTAAAATTGGGATCAGGTTAGTTATCTTTTGTaccttcttctccttttttcctctAGATACAGCATCGTTTCCACTGATGAAGATATGCTGAAAATCTCAAGTTTGGGCCTCCACAATGGCCACAGTCCTCTGACACAGCAAACACTATCAGGGGCATGCATGCGGGGtgaggaaggaggtggaggaggagagtATCCAGGAGGTGATGAAGTTCTAGGGGCTTTGCCCTTGAGGATGACGAAAGAGCCGATCATCCACAGCAGCTGTCGTTCCTCTCCTCTGTGTCGTCTGGACCTGGATCTTAGCACTGGACGGCTGCGCAGCCGTTTCGTGAAGAAGAACGGCCAGTGCAATGTAGTTTTCAATAACATGGAGGATAAACCACGACGATACCTGGCTGACATTTTTACCACTTGTGTAGACATACGTTGGCGTTACTTGCTGCTCATCTTTACCGCTACTTTCCTTCTATCCTGGCTGCTCTTTGGTTTTATCTTCTGGGGAGTTGCTCTTGCTCATGGGGACTTTGAACTGGACCTTCCTGTGGCGGATGAGAATCCTAGAAGTATCTCAGAGGAGGCAAAAGATAAAAAGCGGCCATGCATTCTCCACATCCAGGGTTTCATTGGGGCTTTCCTCTTCTCAATAGAGACCCAGACCACTATTGGATATGGCTTCCGGTGTGTCACTGAGGAATGTCCGATTGCTGTTGTGACAGTGGTAGTGCAATCCATTGTGGGGTGTATAATTGACTCTTTCATGATTGGCACCATCATGGCAAAGATGGTTCGCCCCAAAAAGAGAGCGCAGACCTTGTTGTTCTCGCATAATGCAGTCATCGCCCTGAGAGATGGTAAGCTGTGCCTCATGTGGCGCCTAGGGAACATGCGTAAGAGCCACATTGTTGAGGCGCATGTGCGTGCGCAACTCATCAAACCGCATGTGACAGCTGAGGGTGAGTACCTTCCCTTAGAACAAACAGACATTGATGTTGGCTATGACGACGGACTGGATAGACTGTTTTTGGTGTCACCACTGGTGGTTGTCCACGAGATCAACAAAAACAGTCCTCTTTTCAACCTGAGCCACAGTGACCTACAGAAGGAGGACTTTGAGATAGTGGTCATCTTGGAGGGGATGGTGGAGGCCACAGCCATGACTACACAGGCCCGTAGCTCTTACTTGGCCAGAGAGATCCTTTGGGGTCACCGCTTTGAGCCGGTGGTGTTTGAGAAGGGTGACCGCTACCATGTGGATTATTCCCGCTTCCATAAGACTTACGAAGTGCCATCTACACCTCAATGCAGTGCCAGAGAACTGAGCCAGAAAAAGGGTCACAGTGGGCAATTGTCCTCTTCAAGTTCAAGCTTCTCCCGATCTCCATCACTGTTTGCTCCAAGAGCAGCAAGACGTTTGCAGGGATCTCACTCCCCCAGTGCTTTCTGCTATGAGAATGAAGTAGCTTTGTGCTGCGGAGACGATGCAGATGATGAGGAGGCAGATAAGGAAATGGACGGGctcaaaacaggaagtaaaaggGAGATAAAAATAAGGGATGACATTCACTTGGATTACAAAGGGGCATTTGTGAAAGAGCAGACAGTAGAGATGCTGTGTGTTCTGGACACAGAGAATCAGATCAGCCTTGATAGACTACAGCCAACCCTACCTTTATACATCAGCAGAGAATCAGGAGTTTGATTAATGATAATTcctgccattttgtttgttgtctgACATTGTTTGATTCAACCAAAGCACTGAACtgagataaatataaaatatgaaagatgCAGTGTGAGCTTTGCATGTGGAGTGAGAGACGTTTGTTTTCTTAGAACTggaataaattttgtttttgtgtaaaatacagtttcagtcaaaaaaaaaaaagacggcATGTGTAAAAACCTCAGAggtcttttaattttaaatgtggtGACAGagtaatacttttatttcaCAAGTGTAAATGTTTTCCTAATTTATTCAGTATTATTTGTGTTTGGTCTATAACTACCTGAAACTTTGTGTTGTTAATTTCCagtctttttttgtgtaaatatatgCTTTTATTAACTTTACTTTGGATCTGTTCAGGTCTTAGGAcagaatgtttatttattatttaatatataaaggcaagaaagcacaaaataattttcttggTTATCTGTATTTTGAAATAGTGTCTTCTTGAATGAGTTTCTTTAactatttgtatttaattaatttgtttcttgAAAGTCCAACGCACTATGTTCCTAAATTACCCAGCACAAAAGAGGTACATAGTGCAGAAACATGAGATTAAAGTAAGACCTGTGCAAATGAACAAGCACTTTATTATAATATTATCAATAGAAACAAACACTTCACAACTGTCTCTTCATTTTGTATGATCAAACAACTATTAAACAGCAGTTTATACtgttaaaacttaaattgtctGTGCTTTGTTTCTATGCTCTTGTGCAATGGCCCTCCATACAAGTTCATCTAGGGTTTGTTCCTCCTAAGATAACTTCATTAACCTTGTGTTTACTTATCAACTGAATATATCTGCTCATCTGAGTCACACGCATATGAACTTGAAGTGACATTCAATTCTTAACTCAAAGGGTTTAATATGATGTCACCCTTTGCAGCTGTAACAGCTTCAACTCTTGAGGAAAGTGTTTTCCTGAAAGCAGTGTATTTATGGAATTTTCTGACCATTCTTTCAGAAATGCATTTGTGAGATCAGATGCTGATGTTGGACAAGCTGGTCCAGTCTACTTTATTTCAAATGCTTTTTGTTAGGTTCAAGTAAGGACAGTGCATGCAGGCAAGTTCTAAGACAACTTAGTCACTTATTAGCTTTATGAATCTTGCTTTGTACAGTGGTATGCAGTCATGTTGAAGGAAGAAAGGGGCATCCTCAAACTACCCCCTCAAAATTGGGGGAATAAAATTATTCGAAATGTCTTAGTGATCTGAAGAACTATGAGTTTCTTTCATTGAAACTAAGGAGCCAGACCCAACTTCCACCAAAATCTCAACAGTACCAAATTTTGATACTGTTGGTGAGCTCATCACACCATGTGTCTCAGAACCCACTTACTTTATTCTGTGATTTTACATGGCCTACCTTATTATGGCTGAGTTGCCGTCATTCCTCTCACTCCACTTTGTTATATTTCATCAAAAGCTGACTGAGAAAATGAACAAGTGGCATCCTAATATTTCACCACTGACCCATTCCTTTACTTATGATTGTGTAGGTAGAACCAGTCTGCACACTTAGGTGCTGGATGATATACAGCTGTCATCATGGAAGAGATTAGAACACCTGAGATCAATGATTTGGAGAGATGTGCAACCAATTAATTTAATGCTAGTTAATATGTAGGGCAATATAATCTGTGTTgctttcaataatattattactagtgtttttctttcacagaaTTGAACATTTTACTTGATATGTTGCGTAACTCTTGTCTTCTTTCAAGTTATCATCACAAAATTAGGTATCAGTGAACAAGttacatttaaacacatttaaggTAAATAAATGTCGTTATTCATTGAGACCATTAAAATAGCG
Proteins encoded in this region:
- the LOC114143966 gene encoding ATP-sensitive inward rectifier potassium channel 12-like, whose protein sequence is MVGTARPNLHYCPRRHSLMITGAMGAVRVNRYSIVSTDEDMLKISSLGLHNGHSPLTQQTLSGACMRGEEGGGGGEYPGGDEVLGALPLRMTKEPIIHSSCRSSPLCRLDLDLSTGRLRSRFVKKNGQCNVVFNNMEDKPRRYLADIFTTCVDIRWRYLLLIFTATFLLSWLLFGFIFWGVALAHGDFELDLPVADENPRSISEEAKDKKRPCILHIQGFIGAFLFSIETQTTIGYGFRCVTEECPIAVVTVVVQSIVGCIIDSFMIGTIMAKMVRPKKRAQTLLFSHNAVIALRDGKLCLMWRLGNMRKSHIVEAHVRAQLIKPHVTAEGEYLPLEQTDIDVGYDDGLDRLFLVSPLVVVHEINKNSPLFNLSHSDLQKEDFEIVVILEGMVEATAMTTQARSSYLAREILWGHRFEPVVFEKGDRYHVDYSRFHKTYEVPSTPQCSARELSQKKGHSGQLSSSSSSFSRSPSLFAPRAARRLQGSHSPSAFCYENEVALCCGDDADDEEADKEMDGLKTGSKREIKIRDDIHLDYKGAFVKEQTVEMLCVLDTENQISLDRLQPTLPLYISRESGV